The DNA region CTGTTCGCCGAGTGGATCACCGGCACGCAGATCATCTTCTCGTCGGGCGAGCGCACGGTGGGCGCGCCGGGCTGGAAGGCGCACAACGACCTCTGGCTGTATGACACCATCAGCAAGACCCGCAAGTTGCTGCTGCCGCCGATGACCGGCTTTGCTTACGGTTACTGGGGCGTGACGTGGGCGCTCTCACCCGACCGCCGGCGCGTGGTATATGCGAGCGCCGACGAGATCGGGCTTGTCGACGTGCCGTCAGGCGTCCGCACGGTATTGCAGGCGCTGCCGGTGTATCAGACGCGCGCAGGTTGGGTCTGGACGCCCGATGTTACCTGGTCGCCGGACGGCCGGCTCATCCTCGCGACGCTGCACGCGCCGCCACCCGGCACGACCGACCCCGAGCGCGCCGAAACGTTCGACGTCTGGGCGATTCAGCCGGGCGGCGCATTTGCCGCGCCGCTGGCGCCCGCGGCCGGCATGTTGTCCAATGCCGCGTGGTCGCGGCAGGATCGGATCGCGTACGGGCAGGCGCACAACCCGCAACAGAGCGCCGACGGCCAGTATGATATCTTCATCATGGATGTGGATGGCAGCAACAAGGTGCGCATCTTCCCGGCAACGGGCGATCGCGGTGTGACCAACCCGCAGATGGCCTGGTCGGCGGACGGCCGCTGGGTCGTTGTCCTTCAGGATGGTAACCTGTACCAGGCGGATACACAGACCGGCGGCAAGGGCGTGCAGCAATTGACGACCGACGGCGGCGGGACACTGGTGCGATGGCGCTAAGGCTCAACTGGCGAATCTGGCTGGCGCTGGCTGCGTTGCTGGCTGGCTGGTGGGCGGGTGGGCTTATCGCGTCGGTCACCGCGCCGCGCGGTGCGGTGTTGGGGCCGCCGCCAGCCGTGGCACACTCCGACCGTTCGCTCGGCATCAATGTCAACTCCGCGACGTTTGCGGCGGCGGATGCCGAACGCGTCAAGGCGATTGGCGTGCGCTGGCTGCGCGTCAACGGTGCGCCGCCATCCGAGTGGCTGGACCGCGTGCGCGCACAAGGGCTGCGGGTGCTCGTCGTGCTGCCGGCCTCACCCGAGGCGCTGCCGGCCGTTCGCGGCGATAGTGATCTGTACTTCCACGACTGGCGCGAGGCAGGGCGGCGCGCGCGCGACATCGCCATATCTCTTCGCGGCCGCGTCGACGCCTATCAGATCGGCGACGAGCCCAACCTCGCCGCGCGCTGGGGCGGCGGGTTCCCGAACCCGGCAGACTACGCCGTGCTGCTGCGCGAAGCGGCTATCAACATCCGCGACGCGGATCCGGATGCGTTGATCGTCAGCGCGGCGCTGGCGCCGACGACGGAGAGCGGCCCGCTCAACCTGAACGAGCCGGCGTTCCTGCGCCAGATGTATCGCGCCGGCGCGCGCGACTTCTTCGATGTGTTAGGGGCGGAGCCGTTCGGCTTCTGGAGCGGCCCGGACGACCGCCGCGTCTCGGGCGATACGCTTAACTTCTCGCGGTTGATCCTTCTGCGTGACGTGATGGCGGCCAACAACGATAGCGGCAAAGCGATCTGGGCCACGTCCTTTGGCTGGTATGTCAAAGGAGAAACCGACTCACCCTATGGCGGCGACAGCGCCGAGCGGCAGAGCACGCGCACGCTGGATGCGATCGAGCGCGCGCGCGACGAGTGGCCGTGGCTCGGGCCGCTTATGCTGGCGCGCTGGCAGCCGGAAAGCGCATCCGATGTACGGCGCGGCTTCGCGCTCGTCGATTCGTCGGGCGCGCCGACAGCGCTGTTGACTGCGCTCTCTCAACCCGCCGGTTCGCCGCACGCAACGGTCGGACGCCACGCGCCGGACGATCCGGCGGCGACCTACCCGCAGTCATGGCGTGTCACGGCGAGCGGTGCCGATGTCGCGCAGGGCGATGCAACACCTGCGCGCATTGCATTTCGCGGCACCCGCTTTGACCTGACGGTACGTAGAGGAATGTACGAAGGCGATCTGTTCGTCACGGTCGATGGCCGGCCGGCCAATGCGTTGCCGCGCGACGGGCAGGGGCGCGCCTACCTCGTGCTATATGATCCGCTTGGCGCGACCGTCGATGTTACCGTGGCCAGCGGATTGCCGGACGGCGAGCATCAGGTCGAGATCGTGCCGCAGGGTGGGTGGGGGCAGTGGTCGATTGCGGGTTGGGCGGTCGCGCGCGAGCGCGACGACAACCTGGTCCGCTGGGGGGCGGCGCTGGCCGGCGCGCTGCTTGTGTTGATCGCCACATCCGCACCGACAGCGTCGCTGGCGCGGCGCGCGGCTGCGCCGGCCGCCGTCATGGCGTTGCGCATCGCGCCCCTGCTGCGCCCGGCGGCACGCTTTGTGGTTCCGGCGGTACTGCTGCTCGGCGCGGCGCTCTATCTGTCGCCGAGTGTGCTGATCTCCTTTGCGCTGATCGTCGTGCTGTTTGTGCTGATCTGCGCGCGGCTGGATGCCGGGCTGGCGCTGGTTGCGCTGGCAATTCCATTCTATCTTCAGCCGAAGGCACTGGTCGGCGGATCGTACGCGGTGGTCGAAATCGCGCTGGGGCTGTGCGTTGCGGCGTTTGTGGCGCAGCGGGTCACGCGCATAAATACCTGGTCATGGCAGGCTTTGTGGGCTGCAGTGGCCGCATACCGCCCGGCGGCGCTCGACCGAGTCGTGCTACTGTGGATTGTTGCTGGTGCGGTGGGCGTGTTGGTGGCCGAAAACACAGGCGTCGCCAATCGCGAGTTCCGCGTCGTGTTCATTGAGCCGGCGCTGTACTATGTGCTGATTCGCTGGTCGGGCACGGCGGTCGCGCCGTTGGCCGATGCGTTTCTGGCCGGCGCGGCGCTGGTCGCCGGCAAAGCGGTCAGCGACTGGTTCACGCATGTCGATCTGATCGCGGCCGAGGGCGTCATGCGCGCGCGCAGCGTGTACTTCTCGCCGAACAACCTCGCCCTGTACCTCGACCGGGCCGCTCCAGTTGCGCTGGCGCTCGCGCTGTTTGGGGGCGGCGGACTGGTGCGCCGCTTGGTGTATGCCGCAAGTGGCGTGCTGCTTCTGGTCGCGTTGTATCTAACGTACGCCCGCGGCGCGTGGCTGCTGGCGGCGCCGGCCGCGCTGCTGTTGATCGGCCTGGCGCGCGGACGGCGCGTCATGATCGGCGCGGTCGCGGCGCTGGCGGCTCTGGCGCTGGCGCTATTGCCGGTGCTGGGCACCACGCGCCTGCAATCGCTGTTCGACCTGACGGGCGGCACGACGTTCATTCGCGTGCAGTTGTGGCAGGCCGCTTTGGCCATGCTGCGTGATCACTGGCTGCTCGGCGTGGGGCCGGACAACTTCCTGTACCAGTATCGCACACACTACATCCTGCCCGGCGCTTTTGCCGAGGCGGGGTTGAGCCATCCACACAACGTCCTGCTCGATTTCTGGACGCGGCTCGGCGTGCCTGGGTTGGTGCTGCTGGCGGCCCTGCTCGTCGTCTTCTGGCGCGCGGCATGGCGGCGCTATCGCGCGCTGCCGGACGGCACACCACGCGCGCTGGTGCTCGGCTGGATGGCGGCGATGGCGGCGTCGCTGGCGCATGGGCTGATCGACAATTCGTTCTTCCTGGTCGATCTGGCGTTTGTGCTCATGCTGGGGCTGGCCACCATCGCCAGCCATCCGCCGGGCGATTGATTACACACTCGGACGTGCGTGCCTGTATAATTGAGGGGCTGAATCAAGGTTGAACTGTCTGGAGGGCATCTTTCATGCGTATCGTCATCACCGGCGGCGCGGGGTTTATCGGATCCCATCTGTGTGATCGGTTCCTGGCGGAAGGGCATGCGGTCGTCGCCATGGACAACCTGATCACGGGAAGCATCGACAACGTCGCGCATCTGGCCGGGCATGAGCGTTTCCGTTTCATCAAGCAGGATGTCACGGAGTACATATACATTGACGGCCCGGTCGACGTCGTCATGCACTTCGCGTCGCCGGCCAGCCCGGCGTCGTATCTCGAGCTGCCGATTCAGACGCTGAAGGTCGGCGCGCTGGGCACGCACAAGACGCTCGGCCTGGCGCGCGCGAAAAAGGCGCGCTACTTCCTCGCCTCGACGTCGGAAGTGTACGGCGACCCGAAGATTCATCCCCAGCCGGAGACGTACTGGGGTAACGTAAACCCGATCGGCCCGCGCGGCGTGTACGACGAGGCGAAGCGTTTTGCCGAGTCGATGACGATGGCGTACCACCGCTTCCACGGGCTCGACACGCGCATCGTGCGCATCTTCAACACCTATGGCCCGCGCATGGCGCTGAGCGACGGCCGCGTGATTCCGAACTTCGTCGGGCAGGCGCTGCGCCACGAGCCGCTGACGGTGTATGGCGACGGCAAGCAGACACGGTCATTCACCTACGTCGATGACCTGGTGGAAGGCATCTACCGGCTGCTGATGTCGAACGAACACGAGCCGACCAATATCGGTAACCCGAACACCGAGCTCAGCATGATCGAGGCGGCGCAGTTGATCAACCGGCTGTCGGGCAACCCGGCCGGCATTGTGTTCAAAGACATGCGCAGCACGGACGACCCGCAGGTGCGGCGGCCCGATATCACGAAGGCGCGGCAGGTGCTAAACTGGGAGCCGGGCGTTTCGGCCGAAGAGGGTCTGGGGCGGACGATCGAGTGGTTCCGAAAAAGGATGAATGTCTAGCCCGATTTGCGCGAAGACAAAACGGCGCGCAGGAGCATTGGCTCCTGCGCGCTTTGTTTTGCTTCGCCCGGAAAAAGCTTGGGCGCGCCCGTGCTGAACGGCCTGGCCGACCACGCCGTCGGCCTGCCGTTCACCAGCGCACGAGCGCGCCCGCTGAAGGAGACAGAGGGTTGGCTGTGACGGGGCGGCGCCGCGCGCCGCCGTTGGCTGCTATCGCCGGCGCAGGAACGCCGGGATGTCCAGATCCGACGGATCGAAGCTTGGCGTCGGGAACTGTTTCATCTTGCCGCGCTCCGGCGCGGGCACCGGCACGCTGGGCGCCTGGCTCTGCGGCGGCAGCGACACGGGCAACGCATGCGACGCCGTCGAGTGTGAAGCGCGCTTGGACACGCCGTCAAAACCGGTGGCAATGACCGTGATGCGCACTTCGTCCTTCAACGCCGGGTCGATCACCGCGCCGAAGATCATGTTGACGTTCGGGTCGGTCATGCTGCGGATAATTTCGGCCGCCTCGTTGACCTCGAACAGACTCAGGTCGGAGCCGCCCGTGACGTTGAACAGCACACCGCGCGCGCCGTCGATCGTCATGTCGAGCAGCGGCGAACGGACAGCGGCCTGCGCGGCGTCCACCGCCCGCGACTCACCGGTGCCGTGGCCGACGGCCATCAGCGCCGTGCCACGCTCTTGCATGATCGCGCGCACGTCGGCGAAGTCCAGAGTGATGAGGCCGGGCACCGTGATCAACTCGCTGATGCCCTGGATGCCCTGGTGCAGAACGTCGTCGGCCAGGCGGAAGGCGGCCTGCAGCGAGGCGCGCTTGTCCACGATTTCAAGCAGGCGGTCGTTGGGAATCACGATCAGCGAATCGACCTGCTCCTTTAGCGCTTCGAGACCGGCTTCGGCCGATGCGCGGCGGCGCGCGCCTTCGAAGTTGAACGGGCGCGTGACGACGCCGATGGTGAGCGCACCGCTTTCGCGCGCCAGTTTGGCGACAATCGGCGCGGCGCCGGTGCCGGTGCCGCCGCCGAGCCCGGCGGTGATGAACACCATGTCGGCGTCCTTCACCGAGTCATACAGATCATCCGACGATTCTTCGGCGGCCTTCATGCCGATCGTCGGATCGCCGCCGGCGCCGAGGCCGCGCGTCAGCTTGTCGCCGATGCGGACTTTCTTGGACGCCTTGGTCAGCAGCAGCGCCTGCGCGTCGGTGTTCACCGTGATGAACTCGACGCCGGGCAAGCCCTCTTCGATCATACGGTTGACGGCGTTGCTGCCGCCGCCGCCGACACCGATCACCTTGATCTGCGCGAAGTTGCCTTCGTACGCAGGCTGGGCCGCCGCGGGCGTGCTTTGCGGCGGTGTGGGCGCGTGCTGTGCCTCTCTGCGAGTGCTCATACGTGTCTCCTTCACCAATATAGTAAGAAGGTTGCCAGCCAGTTCACTCCCCATATTGTGGCCAAATCGGCGTGTAAACCACAATATAGGGACAAGTGCCCAAATTGTACGTCAGGACCGCATAAAAGACAAGTGCTACTGGTGCGATGCATCTTGCGCAGGCTAGTCAGGCGGCGCGTGGCAGCACATTCTTCAGCCAGTTGAGTGCCCGGCCAACGCGACCGCGCGGTTCATGCTCCTGCGCGTGGGTCGACAGCGCCGCTTTGTTGAGGCCCCAGAGCAGCAAACCAACGGCCGTAGCATACGCGGGCGACATGACGGTGTCGCTGAGTCCCTCGACGTCATGCGGTTCCCCGACGCGCACGGGCACGCCGAGTATGTCGCGCCCGAGATCGCGCAGGCCAGGCAACTGCGCCACACCGCCCGTCAGCACGAGGCCGGCCGGCAGCAGCCCGTCGTAGCCGGAGCGCTTGACTTCTTTCAGGATCAGCGAGAACATCTCCTCGGCGCGCGCCTGCAGGATGTTGGCCAGTTCGCGGCGCGGCACCGGCGCGTGACCGTTGTCGCCGAAGCGCTCGACGTCGATCATTTCGTCGGCGTTGATCTGCTCCGGGTTCGTGGCGCCGTACTGCACCTTCAGCGCCTCGGCCACGGCGAACGGCGCGCGCAGGCCAATGGTAAGGTCGTTGGTATACTGCCAGCCGCCCAGCGGCACCACCTGCGAATGCCAGATGCTGCCGTCGATAAAGATGGCGATGTCGGTGGTGCCGCCGCCGACATCGGCCATGATGACGCCGGACTCTTTCTCGGCGTCCTGCAGCACCGCTTCGCCGGAGGCCAGCGGTTCCAGCACGAGATCGTTCACGTTCACGCCGGCCATCTCGACGCAGTGAATCAGATTGTGAATCGACGGCTGGGCGGCGGTCACGATGTGCGCCTCGACTTCGAGGCGGAAGCACTGCATCCCGACCGGTTCGCGCACGCCGTCCACGCCGTCGAGCGTGAAGCCGCGCGGGATGACGTGGATCACCTCGCGGTTGGGAGGGATGGCGATGGCGCGCGCCGATTCGAGCGCGCGCTGCACGTCTTCCTCAGTGATGGCGCGCCCGCCGTGCGAGACGGCCACGACGCCCTTGCTGTTGAGCGACGAGATGTGGTCGCCGGCCACACTGACGTAGGCGCCCTCGATCATGTAGCCCGACGAGCGCTCCGCCTTCTCCTTGCTTTCCCTGATGGCGGCGGCCGCCTCTTCCACGTTGACGACGACGCCCTTGCGCAGCCCGCGCGATGGCGCCACGCCGACGCCGATGACGCGCAAATGCCCGTTCTCCGGGTTGCGCTCGGCGATCAGTGTGCACACCTTGGTGGTGCCGACGTCAATTCCGACAATGGGTCCAGGCATGGCTTGCCGCGGGGCGCTCACCGCGCCTTGTAGAATGCGCGATCCGGCAGTCGTACGTCTACGTATTCCGGATCGATCTTTTGCGCCAGCAGATGCGCGCTCAGGGATTGCAGCATGGCGAGCTTCGCGTTGATCTGCGTTGCTTCGCCAAACAGCACCTTCCAGCCGTGCTCCTCGTTAAACGCCAGGCCCCGCGCGTCCGAGTACTCCATGCGCCTAATGGACGGCAGCGCGGTATTGACCGCCTTGATCGCGCCAATCAGCTTCACGTCGAGGCGCGTGCGGGTAGCGCCATCCAAATCGCGGACGACGACCAGTTCGGGCGGGATGGCGCCCTGCGCATACAGCGCGCCGGCCTCATCCGCCCATACCGTTCCGCGCCCGTTGTCCCATGCCACCACGGGCATGCGCTCGCTGACACGGATGTGGACGGTGTTTGGAAACTCCAGCCAGGCGTCGGCGTCGCGCACGCCGGACAGTTCGCGTACCTGGCGCTCGATCTCGCTGTACTGTAGAAAGAAGACGCTGTAGTTGCGAATGCCGGCCTTCGCGATAATGGTATCCGTCGCTGCCAGCCGATTGCCGTCCACCTCGACGCGGCCGACGTAGAACAGATCGTTCATGCCGAACGCATACAGCAGCAGCAGACACCCGGCCATGAGCGCCATGCCGTCCCAGCGCACCCGGCGGGCGCTGTCCAGAACCATGTGCGGCCGCGCGACGGCCAGCCGGTTCTGAAAGCGGTGGCGCAGCGTGGGGCGCGCTTGCGACTGCTTGGCGCGGCGCGGCGGTTTGCGCGGCGCGCGCGGGGTCTGCGGTTCGGGCGGGTTCATTAGAGTTGCGACCGTTTCTTGTCGGCGTACCGCTCGAGCGCCAGCATGATCAGGCGATCGACCAGTTCGCCATAGCTGACGCCGGACGCTTCCCACAGTTTCGGGTACATCGAGAAGCGTGTGAAACCCGGAATGGTGTTCAACTCGTTCAGGTATACCTTGCCGGTTTCGCGCTCGATGAAGAAATCGGCGCGCGCCATGCCGGCGCAATCGATCGCGCGGTAGGCGCGCGCTGCCAGCGCGCGCACGCCGTCGGCGGTCTCGGCGGGGAGGTCGGCCGGAATGATCAAGTCGGCTTCGCCGTCGGTATATTTGGCGATATAGTCGTAAAAGTCGCGCCGGCGGGTGCGGATTTCCCCGACCACGGATACGACCGGCTCGTCGTTACCGAGCACGGCGCATTCGACCTCGCGCACATTCAGCCCCTGTTCGATGATGATCTTGCGATCGTAAATGCTCGCCGCCTCGATGCCGCGCCGCAACCCGTCGCGGTCGGCTGCTTTGCTGATGCCCACGCTCGAGCCCATGTTTGCGGGCTTGACGAACAGCGGGTAGGGCAACTGCGCCTCGGTCCGCGCGATGGCGCCATCGGCATCGCGCTCCCAATCGCGGCGGCGGACGACGGCAAACGGCGCGATCGGCAGTTGGTGCGCCATGAAGATGGTCTTCAGCAGTTCCTTGTCCATGCCGACTGCCGAGGCCGCCACGCCCGCGCCGACGTAGGGTATGTCGGCCATCTCCAGCATGCCCTGCACCGTGCCGTCCTCGCCGAGCGGCCCGTGCAGGATGGGGAAGACGACGTCCACCTCGCGCAGCGGCGAAGGTCGCAGCGTCATTGATGCGCTCTTCGCCTCCCGCGCGACGACCGCTTTGTCGTCGATGGCGTCATTGCCGTTGCTATGTGCCGCCGCATCGTCGCCGACGCCTCCCGTCAACTGGCGAAGCGCCCTGCCGCCCGACAGCCAGCGTCCTTGTTTGTCGATGCCGATCAGTACCGGTTCGAACTTACGCCGGTCGAGCGCGTCCAATGCAGACTGGGCCGAGGCCAGCGAGACTTCGTGCTCGCCAGACTTGCCGCCAAACAATATACCCACCCGCAGTTTGCGTTTCATGCGCCGCTTGCCTGTGCCTGCCACTCGCCGAGCAGCTCGATTTCGGTTTCCAGTGTGACGCCGAAGCGTTCGCGCACTCGTACCTGCACCAGCCGGATCAGCGTTAGCAGGTCGCCGGCGGTCGCGCCGCCCGCATTGACAAAGAAGTTGGCGTGTACCGGCGATACGAGCGCGCCGCCCACGCGCGCGCCTTTCAGCCCGGCGGCGTCGATCAGCCGTCCCGCGTAGTCGCCCGGCGGGTTCTTGAACACCGACCCCGCGCTCGGTTCCGGCGGTTGCGTGGCGCGGCGGTACTCGTTGTGCTTGCGCAGTCGCTCGATCACGGCTTCGGGCGCTTCGCGCACTAACTTCATGGTCGCCGCGAGCACGATTTCGTCTTGCCGGCCCTTGAAGCGGCTCGTGCGGTAACCAAAGCCGAGCGCCGCTGTGTCCAGGGTACGTTCCGCGCCCGCGCCGTCCAGCACGGTGGCGCTCACGACGCAGTCAGCCATGCATGCGCCATGTGCGCCGCAGTTGTTTACTACGGCGGCGCCAATCGCGCTCGGAATGCCGACCGCCCATTCGAGACCGGCCCAGCCTCGGCGCGAGACCGTGTTCGCCAGTTGCGGCAGCGATCCGCCGGTCTCGGCG from Chloroflexota bacterium includes:
- the ftsA gene encoding cell division protein FtsA, which encodes MPGPIVGIDVGTTKVCTLIAERNPENGHLRVIGVGVAPSRGLRKGVVVNVEEAAAAIRESKEKAERSSGYMIEGAYVSVAGDHISSLNSKGVVAVSHGGRAITEEDVQRALESARAIAIPPNREVIHVIPRGFTLDGVDGVREPVGMQCFRLEVEAHIVTAAQPSIHNLIHCVEMAGVNVNDLVLEPLASGEAVLQDAEKESGVIMADVGGGTTDIAIFIDGSIWHSQVVPLGGWQYTNDLTIGLRAPFAVAEALKVQYGATNPEQINADEMIDVERFGDNGHAPVPRRELANILQARAEEMFSLILKEVKRSGYDGLLPAGLVLTGGVAQLPGLRDLGRDILGVPVRVGEPHDVEGLSDTVMSPAYATAVGLLLWGLNKAALSTHAQEHEPRGRVGRALNWLKNVLPRAA
- the ftsZ gene encoding cell division protein FtsZ → MSTRREAQHAPTPPQSTPAAAQPAYEGNFAQIKVIGVGGGGSNAVNRMIEEGLPGVEFITVNTDAQALLLTKASKKVRIGDKLTRGLGAGGDPTIGMKAAEESSDDLYDSVKDADMVFITAGLGGGTGTGAAPIVAKLARESGALTIGVVTRPFNFEGARRRASAEAGLEALKEQVDSLIVIPNDRLLEIVDKRASLQAAFRLADDVLHQGIQGISELITVPGLITLDFADVRAIMQERGTALMAVGHGTGESRAVDAAQAAVRSPLLDMTIDGARGVLFNVTGGSDLSLFEVNEAAEIIRSMTDPNVNMIFGAVIDPALKDEVRITVIATGFDGVSKRASHSTASHALPVSLPPQSQAPSVPVPAPERGKMKQFPTPSFDPSDLDIPAFLRRR
- a CDS encoding SDR family oxidoreductase; protein product: MRIVITGGAGFIGSHLCDRFLAEGHAVVAMDNLITGSIDNVAHLAGHERFRFIKQDVTEYIYIDGPVDVVMHFASPASPASYLELPIQTLKVGALGTHKTLGLARAKKARYFLASTSEVYGDPKIHPQPETYWGNVNPIGPRGVYDEAKRFAESMTMAYHRFHGLDTRIVRIFNTYGPRMALSDGRVIPNFVGQALRHEPLTVYGDGKQTRSFTYVDDLVEGIYRLLMSNEHEPTNIGNPNTELSMIEAAQLINRLSGNPAGIVFKDMRSTDDPQVRRPDITKARQVLNWEPGVSAEEGLGRTIEWFRKRMNV
- a CDS encoding G5 domain-containing protein, with protein sequence MSLRRARGALSGLLLACIFAWLFACAPRPVEKYVVIEVDGKQIQRQTQAVTVADALLEARVQLGPLDRVSPDLVEPAERSARIIVTRVREETEVETRLLPFRRTVLRDEALSDGISRVLQLGVNGTEELRYKAIFENGVEISRDLVSQAATVIPREEIVLVGAKGTLTSVPVTGTLFYASNANAWIMRDFSGAKRPLTFSGDLDGRVFAVAPDGGRLLFTRGATVGGAVGAVGPLNSLWTVDTRILGEAAAPLGLDNVLFAEWITGTQIIFSSGERTVGAPGWKAHNDLWLYDTISKTRKLLLPPMTGFAYGYWGVTWALSPDRRRVVYASADEIGLVDVPSGVRTVLQALPVYQTRAGWVWTPDVTWSPDGRLILATLHAPPPGTTDPERAETFDVWAIQPGGAFAAPLAPAAGMLSNAAWSRQDRIAYGQAHNPQQSADGQYDIFIMDVDGSNKVRIFPATGDRGVTNPQMAWSADGRWVVVLQDGNLYQADTQTGGKGVQQLTTDGGGTLVRWR
- a CDS encoding FtsQ-type POTRA domain-containing protein, with product MNPPEPQTPRAPRKPPRRAKQSQARPTLRHRFQNRLAVARPHMVLDSARRVRWDGMALMAGCLLLLYAFGMNDLFYVGRVEVDGNRLAATDTIIAKAGIRNYSVFFLQYSEIERQVRELSGVRDADAWLEFPNTVHIRVSERMPVVAWDNGRGTVWADEAGALYAQGAIPPELVVVRDLDGATRTRLDVKLIGAIKAVNTALPSIRRMEYSDARGLAFNEEHGWKVLFGEATQINAKLAMLQSLSAHLLAQKIDPEYVDVRLPDRAFYKAR
- a CDS encoding O-antigen ligase family protein; amino-acid sequence: MALRLNWRIWLALAALLAGWWAGGLIASVTAPRGAVLGPPPAVAHSDRSLGINVNSATFAAADAERVKAIGVRWLRVNGAPPSEWLDRVRAQGLRVLVVLPASPEALPAVRGDSDLYFHDWREAGRRARDIAISLRGRVDAYQIGDEPNLAARWGGGFPNPADYAVLLREAAINIRDADPDALIVSAALAPTTESGPLNLNEPAFLRQMYRAGARDFFDVLGAEPFGFWSGPDDRRVSGDTLNFSRLILLRDVMAANNDSGKAIWATSFGWYVKGETDSPYGGDSAERQSTRTLDAIERARDEWPWLGPLMLARWQPESASDVRRGFALVDSSGAPTALLTALSQPAGSPHATVGRHAPDDPAATYPQSWRVTASGADVAQGDATPARIAFRGTRFDLTVRRGMYEGDLFVTVDGRPANALPRDGQGRAYLVLYDPLGATVDVTVASGLPDGEHQVEIVPQGGWGQWSIAGWAVARERDDNLVRWGAALAGALLVLIATSAPTASLARRAAAPAAVMALRIAPLLRPAARFVVPAVLLLGAALYLSPSVLISFALIVVLFVLICARLDAGLALVALAIPFYLQPKALVGGSYAVVEIALGLCVAAFVAQRVTRINTWSWQALWAAVAAYRPAALDRVVLLWIVAGAVGVLVAENTGVANREFRVVFIEPALYYVLIRWSGTAVAPLADAFLAGAALVAGKAVSDWFTHVDLIAAEGVMRARSVYFSPNNLALYLDRAAPVALALALFGGGGLVRRLVYAASGVLLLVALYLTYARGAWLLAAPAALLLIGLARGRRVMIGAVAALAALALALLPVLGTTRLQSLFDLTGGTTFIRVQLWQAALAMLRDHWLLGVGPDNFLYQYRTHYILPGAFAEAGLSHPHNVLLDFWTRLGVPGLVLLAALLVVFWRAAWRRYRALPDGTPRALVLGWMAAMAASLAHGLIDNSFFLVDLAFVLMLGLATIASHPPGD
- the murB gene encoding UDP-N-acetylmuramate dehydrogenase; translated protein: MNAAALAEQIGAPVRSDEPLARHCSWRVGGPAEFFVAAGSVAVLKRAVLAARAAGIGYRVLGRGTNVLVSDRGLRGLVIAAECDGYELAERDDVATLYAETGGSLPQLANTVSRRGWAGLEWAVGIPSAIGAAVVNNCGAHGACMADCVVSATVLDGAGAERTLDTAALGFGYRTSRFKGRQDEIVLAATMKLVREAPEAVIERLRKHNEYRRATQPPEPSAGSVFKNPPGDYAGRLIDAAGLKGARVGGALVSPVHANFFVNAGGATAGDLLTLIRLVQVRVRERFGVTLETEIELLGEWQAQASGA
- a CDS encoding D-alanine--D-alanine ligase, giving the protein MKRKLRVGILFGGKSGEHEVSLASAQSALDALDRRKFEPVLIGIDKQGRWLSGGRALRQLTGGVGDDAAAHSNGNDAIDDKAVVAREAKSASMTLRPSPLREVDVVFPILHGPLGEDGTVQGMLEMADIPYVGAGVAASAVGMDKELLKTIFMAHQLPIAPFAVVRRRDWERDADGAIARTEAQLPYPLFVKPANMGSSVGISKAADRDGLRRGIEAASIYDRKIIIEQGLNVREVECAVLGNDEPVVSVVGEIRTRRRDFYDYIAKYTDGEADLIIPADLPAETADGVRALAARAYRAIDCAGMARADFFIERETGKVYLNELNTIPGFTRFSMYPKLWEASGVSYGELVDRLIMLALERYADKKRSQL